A window of the Parabacteroides merdae ATCC 43184 genome harbors these coding sequences:
- a CDS encoding RNA degradosome polyphosphate kinase encodes MENSHKYFKRDISWLSFNYRVLLEAEDETLPIYERIKFLSIYSSNLEEFYEIRVAEHRGVIMKKNFTEESGAEAEETLAEITEEVNRQQREYYRIFSKVLQELNRQDIYLYQDSRPEPFHEEFVHNFFNEEVFPFLSPVMIQAGDIRTFIRDRRLYLVIRMVKKSKRMAEPDYVPDYYYALMKIPYAKVPRFIELPTHEGKHYIMFIDDIIRANLSSIFPGYVVESCYSIKISRDADIYLDDEKGGNIVENIRKKVKKRKIGALSRFMYDSNMPDDFLAFICNAFGITTDDLVLGGRYNNLQDLIKLPNPRGKELEQQVPSPMRVPFLDEMGSVFRAVKKRDILLHFPYQSFDYLIRFLMEAAFDPKVDEIKITQYRVAENSAVINTLISAAQNGKKVTVFVELKARFDEENNMSTAERMEQAGIRIIYSIPGLKVHAKVAVILRKDTEDGCKRRDFAYLSTGNFNEKTARIYSDMALLTSNAELITDINKVFAVLEGKLAGPTFRHLLVARFNMVPELTRMIHREIEHVKAGRKGRIVLKMNGLHDQNMINELYNASENGVEIDLIVRGICCLVPNRPFSANIKVTRIVDMFLEHSRIWYFYNDGEEELFLTSADWMRRNLNRRIETAFPILNAEIKRNIIDILNIQLQDNVKACLIDEHLHNNFKRDGNPVKVRAQLAVYEYLKNKI; translated from the coding sequence ATGGAGAATTCACATAAATACTTTAAACGTGATATTAGCTGGTTGTCCTTCAACTATCGCGTTTTGCTGGAAGCGGAGGATGAAACGCTCCCTATCTATGAGCGTATCAAGTTCCTGTCGATCTATTCGTCCAATCTCGAAGAGTTTTACGAAATAAGGGTTGCCGAGCACCGGGGAGTAATCATGAAAAAGAACTTCACCGAAGAAAGCGGGGCGGAAGCCGAAGAGACGCTTGCCGAAATCACGGAAGAGGTGAACCGACAGCAGCGCGAATACTATCGCATATTCTCCAAAGTATTGCAGGAATTGAACCGGCAGGATATTTACCTGTATCAGGACAGCCGGCCGGAACCGTTTCATGAAGAATTCGTGCATAACTTTTTCAATGAAGAGGTGTTCCCTTTCCTCTCGCCGGTCATGATACAGGCGGGGGATATCCGTACGTTCATACGCGACCGTCGTCTTTATCTGGTGATCCGGATGGTGAAAAAGAGCAAGCGGATGGCGGAGCCGGATTATGTGCCGGACTATTATTATGCCCTGATGAAAATCCCGTATGCGAAAGTACCTCGTTTTATCGAATTGCCTACGCATGAAGGAAAACACTATATCATGTTTATCGACGATATTATCCGGGCCAATTTGTCCAGTATCTTCCCCGGTTATGTGGTGGAGAGTTGTTATAGCATCAAGATTTCACGGGATGCCGATATTTACCTGGATGACGAGAAAGGCGGGAATATCGTGGAAAACATTCGTAAGAAAGTGAAAAAGCGCAAGATCGGTGCCTTAAGCCGATTTATGTATGACAGCAATATGCCTGATGATTTCTTGGCGTTTATATGCAATGCTTTTGGTATTACCACAGACGATCTGGTATTGGGAGGACGGTATAACAATTTGCAGGATCTGATCAAACTGCCGAATCCAAGAGGAAAAGAACTGGAGCAGCAGGTCCCGTCTCCCATGCGTGTGCCTTTTCTGGACGAGATGGGCTCTGTCTTCCGGGCGGTGAAAAAACGGGATATCCTGTTGCATTTCCCCTATCAGTCTTTCGACTACCTGATCCGCTTCCTGATGGAGGCGGCTTTTGATCCGAAAGTAGATGAGATCAAAATCACGCAATACCGGGTGGCAGAGAATTCGGCTGTTATCAACACGTTGATCAGCGCTGCTCAGAACGGGAAGAAGGTGACGGTCTTTGTGGAGTTGAAAGCCCGTTTCGACGAAGAGAACAATATGAGTACGGCCGAACGGATGGAGCAGGCGGGTATTCGCATCATCTATAGTATCCCCGGTCTGAAAGTACATGCAAAAGTGGCGGTTATTCTGCGGAAAGATACGGAAGACGGCTGCAAACGGCGGGATTTTGCCTATTTGAGTACCGGCAATTTCAATGAAAAAACGGCACGCATCTATTCCGATATGGCGTTGCTGACTTCGAATGCGGAATTGATAACCGATATAAACAAAGTGTTTGCGGTGCTGGAAGGGAAGCTGGCCGGACCGACATTCCGCCATCTGCTGGTCGCCCGCTTCAATATGGTGCCGGAACTGACCCGGATGATTCATCGGGAGATTGAGCACGTGAAGGCCGGACGTAAAGGACGCATCGTGTTGAAGATGAACGGACTGCATGACCAGAATATGATCAATGAATTGTATAACGCAAGCGAGAACGGGGTGGAAATCGACCTGATTGTCCGGGGGATTTGTTGCCTGGTTCCGAACCGTCCGTTCAGTGCGAATATCAAGGTTACTCGTATAGTGGATATGTTTCTGGAACATTCTCGCATCTGGTACTTCTATAATGATGGTGAGGAGGAGCTGTTCCTGACTTCTGCCGATTGGATGCGCCGGAACCTGAATCGGCGTATAGAGACTGCTTTCCCGATTCTGAATGCGGAGATCAAGCGAAATATCATAGATATCCTGAATATCCAGTTGCAAGATAATGTAAAAGCCTGTTTGATCGACGAACATCTACATAACAATTTCAAACGGGATGGCAACCCGGTGAAAGTCCGGGCACAACTGGCTGTTTATGAATATCTGAAAAACAAAATATAG
- a CDS encoding metallophosphoesterase family protein, with translation MLKIGLLSDTHAWWDDKYMEYFSECDEIWHAGDIGSDTLAARLAALKPLRAVYGNIDGQSLRLQYPQVAHFKVEEVNVMMTHIGGYPGRYNPLIRKELYDTRPNLFIAGHSHILKVAFDRSLNCLYINPGAAGKSGFHQIRTLVRFVIDGKQIKDLEVIELGNR, from the coding sequence ATGCTTAAAATAGGACTTCTTTCAGATACCCACGCTTGGTGGGACGACAAGTACATGGAATATTTCTCGGAATGTGACGAGATCTGGCATGCTGGAGATATCGGTTCGGACACACTGGCGGCACGCCTGGCTGCCTTGAAACCGCTTCGTGCCGTATATGGCAACATCGACGGGCAATCGCTTCGGCTGCAATATCCGCAGGTCGCTCATTTCAAAGTTGAAGAAGTAAACGTGATGATGACACATATAGGAGGCTATCCCGGACGTTATAACCCGCTTATCCGGAAAGAACTGTACGACACCCGCCCTAATCTTTTCATTGCCGGACATTCGCATATCCTGAAAGTCGCTTTCGACAGAAGTTTGAATTGTTTGTATATAAATCCGGGGGCAGCTGGTAAGAGCGGGTTTCATCAGATAAGGACTCTGGTACGTTTCGTTATAGACGGGAAACAGATCAAGGATTTGGAAGTTATTGAATTGGGGAACCGATAA
- the lipA gene encoding lipoyl synthase, giving the protein MSEHLRKPDWLKIRLGGNEQFTRTKSIVESHCLHTICTSGKCPNMGECWSRGTATFMIAGDICTRSCRFCNTLTGKPLPLDPKEPANVAESIRLMNLKHAVITSVDRDDLPDLGAQHWVDTIRTIKAVNPETTVEVLIPDFQGRLELVDKVVAAAPEIISHNMETVRRISPEVRSAAKYEVSLSVLARIAAQGVVAKTGIMVGLGETVEEVCELMDDVRAAGVSVLTIGQYLQPSRKNIPVKEYVTPEQFESYKSIALQKGFKKVESAPLVRSSYHAEKHV; this is encoded by the coding sequence ATGTCAGAACATTTGAGAAAGCCGGATTGGCTAAAAATCCGGCTGGGTGGGAACGAACAGTTCACACGGACAAAAAGCATCGTTGAATCCCACTGTCTGCATACTATCTGCACCAGCGGAAAATGTCCGAATATGGGAGAGTGCTGGAGCAGAGGGACGGCTACCTTTATGATTGCGGGAGATATCTGTACGCGTTCTTGCCGTTTCTGCAATACGTTGACTGGCAAGCCGCTCCCGTTGGACCCGAAGGAGCCTGCGAATGTGGCGGAAAGTATCCGGCTGATGAATTTGAAACATGCGGTCATTACTTCTGTTGACCGGGATGATTTGCCTGATTTGGGTGCGCAGCATTGGGTGGATACGATCCGTACGATAAAAGCGGTTAATCCTGAAACGACAGTAGAGGTCTTAATCCCCGACTTTCAGGGACGGTTGGAACTGGTGGATAAAGTGGTGGCAGCCGCTCCCGAAATAATATCCCATAATATGGAAACCGTTCGCCGTATCAGTCCCGAAGTGCGTAGTGCCGCGAAGTACGAAGTGAGCCTTTCCGTGCTTGCGCGTATAGCTGCACAAGGCGTTGTTGCCAAGACCGGTATAATGGTAGGCTTAGGTGAAACAGTCGAGGAAGTTTGCGAATTGATGGATGACGTGCGGGCTGCCGGTGTCTCCGTCTTGACAATCGGGCAATACTTGCAGCCAAGCCGGAAAAATATTCCGGTAAAAGAATACGTTACGCCCGAACAGTTTGAGTCTTATAAATCAATTGCTTTACAAAAAGGGTTCAAAAAGGTGGAAAGCGCTCCGCTGGTCCGTTCCTCTTATCACGCTGAAAAACACGTATGA
- a CDS encoding S9 family peptidase, whose amino-acid sequence MKRLGFGALLSFLLVGSLAAQNGSKRVDLKEITDGQFRQVTNIGEMRSMPDGEHYTAMNDARNMIIKYSYRTGNPVDTLFNTEKARECTFDKFDGYTISSTGHHILVWRDTEPIYRRSFKANVYDYDVRRNYVKPISDSKGKQMIPTFSPDGRMVAYVSDNNIWIRKFDYDTEVQVTKDGEMNKILNGITDWVYEEEFAVTNLMAWSPNSEQLAFVRFDESEVPEYSMQMFGEGLYPGYYNYKYPKAGEKNSKVTLHSYDVTTKDTKELKVPVEADSYIPRIVFTNNDDQLAVMTLNRHQNVFNMYYANPKSGVFRLILRDENKAYVDSEWLNSIHFYANSFSYVNEQDGYAHIYLYSPTGVMQRQVTKGNWDVTAFLGYDEATKTVYYESAEESPIRRAIYKIDAKGVKTKLSTQEGTNNATFSDNFAYYVNQYSNANTPVKITVNETKSNKVLRVLQDNARLVDKLAGYSYAEKEFIKVRTASDYELNAWIVKPVDFDESKKYPVLMFQYSGPNSQQVLDKYSFDWEQYLAANGIITVCVDGRGTGARGEAFRKCTYLRMGELESKDQVEAAQALGKLPFVDKNRMAIWGWSFGGYNTLMAMSVGNGTFKAGIAVAPPTDWKYYDSVYTERFMRTPKENFEGYAATSPIRLAKDLQGKLLLIHGTADDNVHFQQTMDYAESLVQAGKQFEMQVYKDRNHSIYGGNTRYHLYTRMSNFLFDNL is encoded by the coding sequence ATGAAACGATTAGGTTTTGGTGCTTTACTTTCGTTCTTGCTGGTTGGGAGCCTGGCAGCCCAGAATGGGAGCAAACGTGTCGATTTAAAAGAAATTACAGACGGTCAGTTCCGCCAGGTTACTAATATTGGAGAAATGCGTTCTATGCCTGATGGCGAGCATTATACGGCGATGAATGATGCTCGCAACATGATTATAAAGTATTCTTATCGTACTGGAAATCCGGTCGATACTTTATTCAATACAGAGAAAGCGCGTGAGTGTACGTTTGACAAGTTCGACGGATACACGATTAGCAGTACCGGACACCATATTCTTGTATGGCGCGATACGGAACCGATCTATCGCCGTTCATTCAAGGCGAATGTGTATGACTACGATGTGCGCCGTAATTATGTGAAACCGATTTCAGATTCGAAAGGCAAGCAGATGATTCCGACATTCTCGCCGGACGGGAGGATGGTCGCTTATGTAAGTGACAATAATATATGGATTCGTAAATTCGATTATGATACAGAGGTCCAGGTGACGAAAGACGGTGAAATGAATAAAATCCTGAATGGCATTACCGATTGGGTCTATGAAGAAGAGTTTGCCGTAACGAACCTGATGGCTTGGTCTCCGAACAGCGAGCAGCTGGCTTTTGTGCGTTTCGACGAATCGGAAGTTCCCGAATATTCGATGCAGATGTTCGGAGAGGGATTATATCCCGGCTATTATAATTATAAATATCCGAAGGCTGGTGAGAAGAATTCGAAAGTTACGTTGCATTCTTATGACGTGACGACGAAGGATACAAAAGAATTGAAAGTTCCGGTAGAAGCGGACAGCTATATTCCGCGGATTGTTTTTACGAATAATGACGATCAGTTGGCTGTGATGACCTTGAACCGTCATCAGAATGTTTTCAATATGTATTATGCGAATCCGAAAAGCGGTGTTTTTCGTTTGATCCTGCGTGATGAAAATAAGGCTTATGTCGATTCGGAATGGTTGAACTCCATCCATTTCTATGCGAACAGTTTCTCATATGTAAACGAACAGGATGGTTATGCGCATATTTATCTGTATTCTCCTACGGGTGTCATGCAGCGCCAGGTGACGAAGGGCAATTGGGATGTGACTGCGTTTCTGGGTTATGATGAAGCGACAAAGACGGTCTATTATGAATCGGCCGAAGAAAGTCCGATCCGGCGTGCTATATATAAAATCGATGCGAAAGGAGTAAAGACGAAACTTTCCACACAGGAAGGAACGAATAATGCCACATTCAGCGATAACTTCGCTTATTATGTAAATCAATATTCAAATGCAAATACGCCGGTTAAAATCACCGTAAACGAGACGAAGTCGAATAAAGTCCTGCGTGTCCTGCAGGATAATGCCCGTTTAGTCGATAAGCTGGCTGGCTATTCATATGCCGAGAAAGAGTTTATCAAAGTGCGTACAGCTTCCGATTATGAATTGAATGCATGGATCGTGAAGCCGGTCGATTTCGACGAGTCGAAAAAATATCCGGTTCTGATGTTCCAGTACAGTGGCCCGAACTCCCAGCAGGTATTGGATAAATATAGCTTTGACTGGGAACAATATCTGGCGGCTAACGGGATCATTACGGTTTGTGTGGACGGACGTGGTACAGGAGCCCGCGGAGAAGCCTTCCGTAAATGTACCTATCTGCGGATGGGGGAACTGGAATCCAAGGACCAGGTGGAAGCGGCACAGGCTTTAGGCAAATTGCCGTTTGTCGACAAGAACCGCATGGCTATCTGGGGATGGAGCTTCGGCGGTTACAATACGCTGATGGCCATGAGTGTTGGCAATGGAACTTTCAAAGCCGGTATTGCTGTTGCACCTCCTACCGATTGGAAATATTACGATTCTGTCTATACGGAACGTTTCATGCGTACGCCAAAAGAAAATTTTGAAGGGTATGCCGCTACTTCACCGATCCGTCTGGCGAAGGATTTGCAGGGGAAGTTGTTGTTGATTCATGGCACAGCCGATGATAATGTGCATTTCCAGCAGACAATGGATTATGCTGAGAGCTTGGTACAAGCCGGTAAACAGTTTGAAATGCAGGTTTACAAAGATCGTAATCATAGTATTTACGGTGGAAACACCCGCTATCATCTGTATACCAGAATGTCTAACTTTTTATTTGATAATTTGTAA
- a CDS encoding TIGR01212 family radical SAM protein (This family includes YhcC from E. coli K-12, an uncharacterized radical SAM protein.) yields the protein MENSKPYREFGDFLREVFPYKVQKISINAGFTCPNRDGTKGFGGCTYCNNQTFSPEYCHTEKSVTEQLEAGVRFFSRKYPEMKYLAYFQAYTNTYDELDSLTSKYEEALACPGVVGLIVGTRPDCMPDALLDYFSALSQKKFVMIEYGLESTLDRTLTRINRGHTHAESEEAIRRTAARNIYTGAHLILGLPGESREDILHHADILSALPLTTLKLHQLQLIRGTRMAREQAEHPEQFHLYTADEYIDLVIDFIERLNPSIVVERFVSQSPKELLIAPDWGLKNFEFTAKVNKRISERNARQGRLLNPPSSEPVLPGM from the coding sequence ATGGAAAACAGCAAACCATATCGTGAATTCGGAGATTTCCTGCGGGAAGTATTTCCTTATAAAGTGCAAAAGATATCAATCAATGCCGGCTTTACCTGTCCGAACCGCGACGGGACGAAAGGTTTCGGCGGTTGTACCTACTGCAACAATCAGACGTTCAGCCCGGAATATTGCCATACAGAAAAAAGTGTAACGGAACAACTGGAAGCAGGCGTTCGCTTTTTCTCCCGCAAATATCCGGAGATGAAATATCTAGCCTATTTCCAAGCCTATACAAACACGTATGACGAACTGGATTCGTTGACTTCTAAATATGAAGAAGCACTCGCCTGTCCGGGTGTCGTCGGACTGATCGTCGGAACACGGCCGGATTGCATGCCGGACGCACTATTGGATTATTTCTCCGCTTTATCCCAAAAGAAGTTCGTGATGATCGAATATGGCCTGGAGAGCACGCTGGACCGTACTTTAACCCGTATCAACCGGGGACATACACATGCCGAATCGGAAGAGGCCATCCGCCGCACAGCGGCCCGGAACATATACACGGGAGCCCACTTGATCTTAGGCCTTCCGGGAGAAAGCAGGGAAGATATATTACACCATGCCGACATTCTGTCCGCCCTTCCGCTCACAACACTGAAGCTTCACCAGTTGCAACTTATCCGAGGCACGCGCATGGCTAGGGAACAGGCGGAACACCCCGAACAGTTTCATCTCTATACCGCCGATGAATACATCGACTTGGTCATTGACTTCATAGAACGATTAAACCCCTCTATTGTCGTAGAGAGGTTCGTATCACAATCCCCTAAAGAGTTGCTGATTGCACCAGATTGGGGGCTTAAGAATTTTGAATTTACAGCCAAGGTAAATAAACGTATTTCAGAACGAAATGCGCGGCAGGGGCGTCTGCTCAATCCTCCTTCTTCGGAGCCAGTTCTCCCTGGTATGTGA